The Streptomyces sp. NBC_01275 genome has a segment encoding these proteins:
- a CDS encoding serine hydrolase yields MTLRPLPTSTPSAQGVDASRVLAFLDALEAAEAVEPHSVMILRHGRVVAAGWWAPYRPDRPQLLYSVSKSFTATAAGFAVAEGLIGLDDPVVSYFPEFEADITDPRSRAMRVRHLPSMTSGHEAETYDRARALDQVELVRGFLLLPPDRDPGTVFAYNQPATFTLAAILQRVTGQSLTAYLRPRLLDPLGIGEVGWLKGRSGRELGFSGLHGATDALARLGQLYLDEGVWEGKRLLSREWVAEATRAHLPTAGYMGDAGGQDAEQRDWDLGYGFSFWQSRHGYRADGAYGQFCVVLPEHDAVIATTAAAADMQALLDLVWEHLLPAFGPEPLTGRDAADAALAERLTRLALTPAAGSPVPPERAEQWSDAEFTPYGGVCAGQPGLSGAVVTVDADGWALTLVEDGHRLRAAPGAGGWRVTDEPLPLAVSGGWTDGDTLAVDLVLLETPHRLRVTCSLADRTFTARWDTAPLHGGPLRSLRAPRP; encoded by the coding sequence ATGACCCTTCGCCCGCTGCCCACGAGCACCCCCTCCGCCCAGGGCGTCGACGCCTCCCGCGTCCTCGCCTTCCTCGACGCCCTGGAGGCGGCCGAGGCCGTCGAGCCGCACAGCGTCATGATCCTGCGCCACGGCCGTGTCGTCGCCGCCGGCTGGTGGGCGCCTTACCGCCCCGACCGCCCGCAGCTGCTGTACTCGGTCAGCAAGAGCTTCACGGCCACGGCCGCCGGGTTCGCCGTCGCCGAGGGGCTGATCGGGCTCGACGACCCGGTGGTTTCGTACTTCCCGGAGTTCGAGGCCGACATCACCGACCCGCGCAGCCGAGCGATGCGGGTGCGGCACCTGCCGTCGATGACGAGCGGGCACGAGGCCGAGACGTACGACAGGGCACGCGCCCTCGACCAGGTCGAGCTCGTGCGGGGTTTCCTGCTGCTGCCGCCCGACCGCGATCCGGGGACCGTCTTCGCGTACAACCAGCCCGCCACCTTCACGCTCGCCGCGATCCTCCAGCGGGTCACCGGCCAGTCGCTCACCGCGTATCTACGGCCCCGGCTGCTGGACCCGCTCGGCATCGGCGAGGTCGGCTGGCTGAAGGGGCGCTCCGGCCGTGAGCTGGGCTTCAGCGGGCTGCACGGCGCCACCGACGCGCTCGCCCGGCTCGGCCAGTTGTATCTCGACGAGGGCGTCTGGGAGGGCAAGCGGCTGCTGTCGCGGGAGTGGGTCGCCGAGGCGACGCGCGCCCACCTACCCACGGCCGGGTACATGGGGGACGCCGGGGGCCAGGACGCCGAGCAGCGGGACTGGGATCTGGGCTACGGCTTCTCGTTCTGGCAGTCCCGGCACGGCTACCGCGCCGACGGGGCCTACGGCCAGTTCTGTGTGGTGCTGCCCGAGCACGACGCGGTGATCGCCACCACCGCCGCGGCCGCCGACATGCAGGCCCTGCTCGACCTCGTCTGGGAGCATCTGCTGCCCGCCTTCGGGCCCGAGCCGCTGACCGGACGGGACGCCGCCGACGCGGCCCTCGCCGAGCGCCTGACGCGGCTCGCGCTGACCCCGGCCGCCGGCAGTCCCGTACCGCCGGAGCGCGCCGAGCAGTGGTCGGACGCCGAGTTCACCCCGTACGGCGGTGTCTGCGCCGGGCAGCCGGGACTGAGCGGCGCCGTCGTCACCGTGGACGCGGACGGCTGGGCGCTGACCCTCGTCGAGGACGGCCACCGCCTGCGGGCGGCCCCGGGCGCCGGCGGCTGGCGGGTCACGGACGAGCCGCTGCCCCTCGCGGTGAGCGGCGGCTGGACCGACGGCGACACCCTCGCCGTGGACCTCGTGCTGCTGGAGACCCCGCACCGCCTGCGGGTGACGTGCTCCCTCGCCGACCGGACGTTCACCGCGCGCTGGGACACCGCGCCGCTGCACGGCGGACCCCTGCGGTCCCTGCGCGCCCCGCGACCGTGA
- a CDS encoding serine/threonine-protein kinase, with protein sequence MTMVKAHVSTHELVAGRYRLLDVVHRETNRVSWYGEDAQAARPCLVTRIGLPAELGEEEACQAADRVLRMSETMARLCPGRIATVVDAVAEAGSLWTVTEWIDGLPLGQLIDQKGSFSPGRAATIGLQLLDVLEAAHGEGITHGELSPGQVFVRVRGPVVVTGFGLAGATLTPRLAAPSYASPEQARDDRIGPAADMWALGAMLYTMVEGRSPYRDRDRPETTLRGVDRLPLRAPLRAGSLAPTVQGLLRKDSRERLTRTVVRQSLTRVLDEDPDAAPAPRLRRAYTAARQVGPHWSGRAMAAGTALAVVTVAVAALAVTHRLPGTDDTAAAGNAPAQPSSAPAATPGGDAADSAPGTPTPSVSASVSDSPEANTSPSASPSPSPSPSGDALPAGFHVYRAPEGFSVALPDGWKRLTTTRGADQAYRAIFGKSGDPRTLAVTYSESAGPDPVAVWREDVEPGLRQQDGFQRIGAITATTYQGRKAADMEWLMTVDGKQVRTFGRGLLLGGGHSFSLRFTTPAADWDAKVNQQALDTFLRTFRPGSAA encoded by the coding sequence ATGACCATGGTCAAGGCGCACGTCTCCACGCACGAGTTGGTCGCCGGGAGGTACCGGCTGCTCGACGTCGTCCACCGGGAGACGAACCGCGTCAGCTGGTACGGCGAGGACGCCCAGGCGGCACGGCCGTGCCTGGTCACCCGGATCGGGCTGCCCGCCGAGCTGGGCGAGGAGGAGGCCTGTCAGGCCGCCGACCGCGTCCTGCGGATGTCCGAGACGATGGCCCGGCTGTGCCCCGGCCGGATCGCCACGGTCGTCGACGCCGTCGCGGAGGCGGGGTCCCTGTGGACCGTCACCGAGTGGATCGACGGACTGCCCCTGGGGCAGCTCATCGACCAGAAGGGCTCGTTCAGCCCGGGCAGGGCGGCCACGATCGGACTGCAGCTGCTCGACGTGCTCGAGGCCGCGCACGGCGAGGGCATCACCCACGGGGAGCTCAGCCCCGGCCAGGTGTTCGTGCGGGTCCGGGGTCCGGTGGTCGTCACCGGGTTCGGGCTGGCGGGCGCGACCCTCACCCCTCGGCTCGCGGCCCCGTCGTACGCCTCTCCCGAGCAGGCCCGCGACGACCGGATCGGTCCCGCGGCCGACATGTGGGCGCTGGGCGCGATGCTCTACACGATGGTCGAGGGCCGGTCGCCCTACCGGGACCGGGACCGGCCCGAGACCACGCTGCGGGGCGTGGACCGGCTGCCGTTGCGCGCGCCGCTGCGGGCCGGCTCCCTCGCCCCGACCGTGCAGGGGCTGCTGCGCAAGGACTCCCGGGAGCGGCTGACCCGGACGGTCGTGCGCCAGTCCCTCACCCGGGTGCTGGACGAGGACCCGGACGCCGCGCCCGCGCCCCGGCTGCGGCGCGCCTACACGGCCGCCAGACAGGTCGGTCCGCACTGGAGCGGGCGGGCCATGGCGGCCGGGACGGCGCTGGCCGTGGTCACCGTGGCGGTCGCCGCGCTCGCGGTGACCCACCGGCTGCCCGGCACCGACGACACGGCGGCGGCCGGCAACGCGCCGGCCCAGCCGTCGTCCGCGCCGGCCGCGACGCCCGGCGGCGACGCCGCCGACAGCGCCCCGGGCACGCCGACGCCGTCCGTTTCCGCGAGCGTGTCGGACTCCCCGGAGGCGAACACCTCCCCGAGCGCCTCTCCCTCTCCCTCTCCCTCGCCCTCGGGCGACGCCCTCCCGGCCGGCTTCCACGTCTACCGTGCGCCGGAGGGCTTCTCGGTGGCGCTGCCCGACGGCTGGAAGCGGCTGACGACCACGCGCGGCGCCGATCAGGCCTACCGCGCGATCTTCGGGAAGTCCGGCGATCCGCGCACCCTGGCGGTGACCTACAGCGAGAGCGCCGGGCCGGACCCGGTGGCCGTCTGGCGGGAGGACGTCGAGCCGGGACTGCGGCAGCAGGACGGCTTCCAGCGGATCGGCGCGATCACGGCGACGACGTACCAGGGGCGCAAGGCCGCCGACATGGAGTGGCTGATGACCGTGGACGGCAAGCAGGTGCGGACGTTCGGCCGCGGCCTCCTGCTGGGCGGCGGCCACAGCTTCTCGCTGCGCTTCACGACGCCCGCCGCGGACTGGGACGCAAAGGTCAATCAGCAGGCACTGGACACCTTCCTGCGCACGTTCCGGCCGGGCTCAGCCGCCTGA
- a CDS encoding threonine/serine dehydratase, which translates to MIGISDIEAAAGLIAEHVVRTPTVPSPGLSALLGVPVTTKLELLQRTGSFKSRGATAKLLSLSEADRAAGVAAVSGGNHGIALAVMAAALEVKATVVMPRSAPSRAVELAGAAGASVRLTDTMGEAFALVERLRDEGLTLVHPFDDPMVIAGQGTVGLEFADDAGDELTDVLVSIGGGGLIAGVAAALRARRPGVRIWGVETEGAQAMSEALAAGGPVPVALSSIVSTLSAPSVSQLTYDHVAALVEEVLVVPDEEAVRGCLDLAEHAKLWTEPAAGCLLPAARRVLERVGDGARLGLVVCGGNATTSDMSAWARRFGLR; encoded by the coding sequence TTGATCGGCATCTCGGACATCGAAGCCGCGGCCGGGCTCATCGCGGAACATGTCGTGCGCACCCCGACCGTGCCCAGCCCGGGCCTGTCCGCGCTCCTCGGTGTCCCGGTGACCACGAAGCTGGAACTCCTGCAGCGCACCGGCTCGTTCAAGTCGCGCGGGGCGACGGCGAAGCTGCTGTCGCTGAGCGAGGCCGACCGGGCCGCCGGGGTCGCGGCGGTCAGCGGCGGCAACCACGGGATCGCCCTCGCGGTCATGGCCGCCGCGCTCGAGGTGAAGGCCACGGTCGTGATGCCGCGCTCGGCGCCGTCCCGTGCCGTGGAGCTCGCAGGGGCCGCCGGCGCGTCGGTGCGGCTGACCGACACCATGGGCGAGGCGTTCGCGCTGGTGGAGCGGTTGCGGGACGAGGGCCTCACGCTGGTGCACCCGTTCGACGACCCGATGGTCATCGCCGGGCAGGGCACGGTCGGCCTGGAGTTCGCCGACGACGCCGGCGACGAACTGACGGACGTGCTGGTCAGCATCGGCGGCGGCGGACTGATCGCCGGCGTCGCCGCGGCCCTGCGCGCCCGCCGTCCGGGCGTACGGATCTGGGGCGTGGAGACCGAAGGCGCGCAGGCGATGTCCGAGGCGCTGGCGGCGGGCGGCCCGGTGCCCGTGGCCCTGTCGTCGATCGTCTCCACCCTGAGCGCGCCGAGCGTCTCGCAGTTGACGTACGACCATGTCGCCGCCCTGGTCGAGGAGGTGCTCGTGGTCCCGGACGAGGAGGCCGTACGGGGCTGTCTGGACCTCGCCGAGCACGCCAAGCTGTGGACCGAGCCGGCCGCCGGCTGTCTCCTGCCGGCGGCCCGCCGGGTCCTGGAGCGGGTGGGGGACGGGGCCCGGCTCGGGCTGGTGGTCTGCGGGGGCAACGCGACGACCTCGGACATGTCGGCGTGGGCGCGGCGGTTCGGGCTGCGCTGA
- a CDS encoding polyprenyl synthetase family protein, with amino-acid sequence MTALGSAVRESAALDAAHVLARCRALVRPALAEAVGRLHPWVGEMAAYSFGWCEVGGTPAAGSGGKGLRQALAVLGAEAAGAPARAGVPAAVAVELVHAFSLLHDDVMDGDPTRRGRATVWKAYGTGPAVLAGDALFALAVETLAAQPPPTGVAAVRLLSGALGDLVRGQADDLLFAGRPWSGPGRVRPDAYRAMAEGKTGALLGCAAALGAALGGASPATAAALDRAGRHLGVAFQVVDDVLGIWGDPAVTGKPVHGDLRERKKTFPVLAALDAPTPAARRLAELLERDGDPREAAVLVERAGGRAAALAEAARHVAAAESALAGAGPAGPAAGAVRDLRSLVDFAARRDL; translated from the coding sequence GTGACCGCGCTCGGTTCGGCCGTGCGGGAGTCCGCCGCCCTGGACGCGGCTCACGTCCTGGCCCGTTGCCGCGCGTTGGTGCGGCCCGCGCTGGCGGAGGCCGTCGGCCGGTTGCATCCGTGGGTGGGCGAGATGGCCGCGTACTCCTTCGGCTGGTGCGAGGTCGGCGGGACGCCCGCCGCCGGATCCGGCGGCAAGGGGCTGCGGCAGGCCCTCGCGGTGCTCGGCGCCGAGGCGGCCGGTGCGCCCGCGCGGGCCGGGGTGCCCGCGGCGGTGGCGGTGGAGCTGGTGCACGCCTTCTCGCTGCTCCACGACGACGTGATGGACGGCGACCCGACCCGGCGCGGCCGCGCCACGGTGTGGAAGGCGTACGGCACGGGTCCGGCGGTGCTGGCGGGCGACGCCCTGTTCGCGCTGGCGGTCGAGACCCTCGCCGCGCAGCCGCCGCCGACGGGCGTGGCCGCCGTACGTCTGCTGTCCGGGGCGCTCGGGGATCTGGTGCGCGGGCAGGCCGACGACCTGCTGTTCGCGGGGCGTCCCTGGTCGGGGCCGGGGCGGGTGCGGCCGGACGCCTACCGGGCGATGGCCGAGGGCAAGACGGGGGCGCTGCTGGGGTGTGCGGCGGCGCTGGGCGCCGCGCTGGGCGGTGCGTCCCCGGCGACGGCCGCCGCGCTGGACCGGGCCGGGCGGCATCTGGGGGTCGCGTTCCAGGTGGTCGACGACGTGTTGGGCATCTGGGGCGACCCGGCGGTCACCGGCAAGCCCGTGCACGGCGATCTGCGGGAGCGGAAGAAGACGTTCCCCGTGCTGGCCGCCCTGGACGCGCCGACCCCGGCCGCCCGCCGGCTCGCCGAGCTCCTGGAGCGGGACGGGGATCCGCGGGAGGCCGCCGTACTGGTCGAACGGGCCGGGGGACGCGCGGCGGCGCTCGCCGAGGCGGCCCGGCACGTGGCCGCCGCCGAGTCGGCGCTCGCCGGAGCCGGGCCGGCCGGGCCGGCCGCCGGGGCGGTCCGCGACCTGCGGTCCCTGGTCGACTTCGCCGCGCGCCGGGACCTCTGA
- a CDS encoding tetratricopeptide repeat protein, with protein sequence MYGKAFAPEYQGALTTLSVNSSLDDVLAAGTERLRAAERAGECGEAARSGLAVAEAHRRLGQVREADRAWKASYRAARDAGDVAAMAWALWSGGTLARQRGAFALARRLLALAAEFGERGGDVVVRGYSLAGLAETGRIQGDYEAVGRLHEQLLAEARRRGEARHTVWALEGIAQMHRNSGTYDRAYALFEEAAEIAARADDRRGHAWALRGLADLVSVRDGDVEQALALLAEAEESCRTMNLSGALAYNHKMRGNVLYRAGRYAEARGLYEQALAEFRAMGEPRGEALSRLGLTKSRARLGRDRAETSAELADLARTLERIGLRHAREMVTRAQKELGVESAEAAR encoded by the coding sequence ATGTACGGCAAGGCATTCGCCCCGGAGTACCAGGGCGCCCTCACCACCCTCTCCGTGAACTCCTCCCTGGACGACGTCCTGGCCGCCGGCACCGAGCGGTTGAGAGCGGCCGAGCGGGCCGGGGAGTGCGGCGAGGCGGCCCGCTCGGGGCTCGCGGTCGCCGAGGCGCACCGACGGCTGGGGCAGGTGCGGGAGGCGGACCGGGCCTGGAAGGCGAGTTACCGGGCGGCCCGGGACGCCGGGGACGTCGCGGCGATGGCCTGGGCGCTGTGGAGCGGCGGCACCCTGGCCCGCCAGCGGGGCGCCTTCGCCCTGGCCCGGCGGCTGCTGGCGCTCGCGGCCGAGTTCGGCGAGCGCGGCGGCGACGTCGTGGTCCGCGGCTACTCGCTGGCCGGGCTCGCGGAGACCGGGCGCATCCAGGGCGACTACGAGGCCGTGGGCAGACTGCACGAGCAGTTGCTGGCCGAGGCCCGCAGGCGCGGCGAGGCCCGGCACACGGTGTGGGCCCTGGAGGGCATCGCGCAGATGCACCGCAACTCCGGCACGTACGACCGGGCGTACGCCCTCTTCGAGGAGGCCGCCGAGATAGCCGCCCGCGCCGACGACCGGCGCGGTCACGCCTGGGCGCTGCGCGGGCTGGCCGACCTCGTCTCCGTGCGCGACGGGGACGTCGAGCAGGCGCTCGCCCTGCTGGCGGAGGCGGAGGAGAGCTGCCGCACGATGAACCTGTCCGGCGCGCTCGCCTACAACCACAAGATGCGCGGCAACGTCCTCTACCGCGCCGGGCGTTACGCCGAGGCACGCGGCCTCTACGAGCAGGCGCTCGCGGAGTTCCGCGCGATGGGCGAGCCGCGCGGCGAGGCGCTCTCCCGGCTCGGCCTGACGAAGTCCCGCGCCCGGCTGGGCCGCGACCGCGCCGAGACGTCCGCCGAACTGGCCGACCTGGCGAGGACGTTGGAGCGGATCGGGCTGCGGCACGCACGGGAGATGGTCACGCGGGCGCAGAAGGAGCTGGGCGTCGAGTCCGCGGAGGCCGCCCGGTGA
- a CDS encoding CAP domain-containing protein, producing MSELVPGGNVPLPAGALTVRVPGPFDVSALVTDDGGRVGGDGDFVFYNHPTAPGARLRGDTLALEPAGLRAGATRVTVVVSAADPDTALARLPAPTLHVADRQGRPLARFTPPPVRQERVLLLAEVYRRGGVWKLRAVGQGYADGLAGLARDFGVDVVEDEPAPAHPSASPTPPTRVPVRPSARLPGGPSAPPAHGPARTSPPPTRVPARRPTPPASPTPPAERPAPDPDGFLTLVNPARATAGSPPVSIDARLARAAREHAAAMAAAGRLGTEGGDGVSVHQRLTAAGYRCLAVGEQLVSGPRTPAEFVAYCLRTDRTRRTLHDPAFVHTAVAQVTDGRTGDTYWTALWASPLTPDGLARTAAEVVDLTNRERTRAGLRPLAVDRSLTAAAQAYSTDMAARAFYSHTSPEGAQPWDRAAAAGSSLRTIGENIACGQRSAAEVVEGWMNSPGHRANILKPAFTHIGVGFESGGPSGTYWTQLFGG from the coding sequence ATGAGCGAGTTGGTCCCCGGGGGCAATGTGCCCCTCCCGGCCGGTGCGCTGACCGTCCGGGTGCCCGGCCCTTTCGACGTCTCGGCGCTCGTCACGGACGACGGCGGCAGGGTCGGGGGCGACGGCGACTTCGTGTTCTACAACCACCCGACGGCGCCGGGAGCCCGGCTCCGGGGCGACACGCTCGCACTGGAGCCGGCCGGTCTGCGCGCCGGCGCGACCCGGGTGACGGTGGTCGTCAGCGCCGCCGATCCGGACACCGCCCTGGCCCGGCTGCCCGCTCCCACGCTCCATGTCGCCGACCGGCAGGGCCGCCCGCTGGCCCGGTTCACCCCGCCGCCCGTACGCCAGGAGAGGGTGCTGCTGCTGGCGGAGGTGTACCGGCGGGGCGGGGTGTGGAAGCTGCGGGCGGTCGGACAGGGCTACGCCGACGGCCTCGCGGGCCTGGCACGGGACTTCGGGGTGGACGTCGTCGAGGACGAGCCCGCACCCGCCCACCCGTCCGCGTCGCCCACTCCGCCCACCCGCGTTCCCGTCCGACCGTCCGCCCGTCTTCCCGGTGGCCCGTCTGCTCCGCCCGCCCACGGCCCCGCCCGCACCTCGCCTCCTCCGACCCGGGTTCCCGCCCGTCGGCCCACACCCCCCGCATCCCCCACCCCTCCCGCGGAGCGCCCCGCCCCCGACCCCGACGGCTTCCTGACCCTCGTCAACCCCGCCCGCGCCACGGCCGGTTCCCCGCCCGTCTCCATCGACGCCCGGCTGGCCCGAGCCGCCAGGGAGCACGCGGCCGCGATGGCGGCGGCCGGGCGGCTGGGCACGGAGGGCGGGGACGGCGTCTCGGTCCACCAGCGCCTCACGGCCGCCGGATACCGCTGTCTCGCCGTGGGCGAGCAGTTGGTCTCCGGTCCGCGCACCCCCGCCGAGTTCGTCGCGTACTGTCTGCGCACCGACCGGACCCGGCGCACGCTGCACGATCCCGCGTTCGTCCACACCGCCGTCGCGCAGGTCACGGACGGGCGCACCGGTGACACGTACTGGACCGCACTGTGGGCGAGCCCGCTCACCCCGGACGGCCTGGCCCGCACGGCCGCCGAGGTCGTCGATCTCACCAACCGCGAGCGGACCAGGGCCGGTCTGCGCCCCCTGGCCGTCGACCGGTCGCTCACCGCCGCCGCGCAGGCGTACAGCACGGACATGGCGGCGCGCGCCTTCTACTCGCACACCTCGCCCGAGGGCGCCCAGCCCTGGGACCGTGCGGCCGCCGCGGGCTCCTCCCTGCGGACGATCGGCGAGAACATCGCCTGCGGTCAGCGCTCCGCCGCCGAGGTGGTGGAGGGCTGGATGAACAGCCCCGGCCACCGCGCCAACATCCTCAAACCCGCCTTCACCCACATCGGCGTCGGCTTCGAGAGCGGCGGCCCGTCGGGCACGTACTGGACCCAGCTCTTCGGCGGCTGA
- a CDS encoding serine hydrolase has protein sequence MSGAPPLPAAGAPALPKPDLTGLRAVLRTAVSQGTPGAMARLDDSGTMHTVAVGVADRRTQRALSNADRFRIGSVTKTFSAVVLLQLVDEGRLSLDAPVDRYLPGLLPDSRITVRQVLSHRSGLYDYTNAMFADTVSGFEAVRTKVFTYRQLVNRSLSHPRTTAPGGPYSYSNTNFVVAGLLIEKLTGHPVGAEYRTRIIEPLKLRDTSYVHPGTRIPGRRTLGYLTPDTPGAALVDATAQTVSWAQSAGALISSTRDLDAFLSALLSGKLTSAASLKQMRRWVPAGATQAYGLGLRRRDLSCGVSVYGHTGAVQGYYTYAFTSKDGRRSLAALANASNSTGVHNAMLRTLESAFCGTRARARAGATPYERPEDVVAPGVARD, from the coding sequence AGCCAGGGCACACCGGGTGCGATGGCCCGGCTCGACGACTCCGGCACGATGCACACGGTCGCCGTAGGAGTCGCCGACCGGCGCACGCAGCGCGCCCTGAGCAACGCCGACCGTTTCCGCATCGGCAGCGTCACCAAGACCTTCTCCGCCGTCGTACTGCTGCAACTCGTCGACGAGGGCAGGCTCTCCCTGGACGCCCCGGTCGACCGGTATCTGCCCGGGCTGCTGCCCGACAGCCGGATCACGGTCCGTCAGGTGCTCAGCCATCGCAGCGGCCTGTACGACTACACCAACGCCATGTTCGCCGACACCGTCTCCGGCTTCGAGGCGGTCCGCACCAAGGTCTTCACCTACCGTCAGCTGGTGAACCGCTCGCTGAGCCACCCCCGCACGACCGCGCCCGGCGGCCCCTACTCCTACTCCAACACCAACTTCGTCGTCGCCGGTCTGCTCATCGAGAAGCTCACCGGGCACCCCGTCGGCGCCGAGTACCGGACCCGCATCATCGAACCGCTGAAACTGCGGGACACCTCCTACGTCCACCCCGGCACCCGGATCCCCGGCCGCCGCACCCTCGGCTACCTCACCCCCGACACACCGGGCGCGGCCCTGGTCGACGCGACGGCGCAGACCGTCTCCTGGGCGCAGAGCGCGGGCGCGCTCATCTCCAGCACCCGGGACCTCGACGCCTTCCTCTCGGCGCTGCTGAGCGGAAAGCTCACCTCGGCCGCGTCGCTGAAGCAGATGCGACGGTGGGTCCCGGCGGGCGCCACCCAGGCGTACGGGCTGGGGCTGCGGCGTCGCGACCTGTCATGCGGGGTGTCGGTGTACGGGCACACGGGCGCCGTCCAGGGCTACTACACGTACGCGTTCACGTCGAAGGACGGCCGCCGCAGCCTGGCCGCCCTCGCCAACGCGTCCAACAGCACCGGCGTGCACAACGCCATGCTGCGGACGCTGGAGTCGGCGTTCTGCGGCACGCGGGCACGCGCGCGCGCCGGGGCGACGCCGTACGAGCGGCCCGAGGACGTCGTCGCCCCGGGCGTCGCCCGGGACTGA